Proteins encoded by one window of Microplitis mediator isolate UGA2020A chromosome 1, iyMicMedi2.1, whole genome shotgun sequence:
- the LOC130667324 gene encoding hydroxymethylglutaryl-CoA synthase 1 — MWPENVGIKAIELYFPAQYVDQVDLEKYDRVSAGKYTVGLGQSKMGFCNDREDINSLCLTVTHRLLDRNNIKPSEIGHLEVGTETIIDKSKSVKSVLMQLFEPHGATDIEGVDSTNACYGGTAAVFNAVSWIESSSWDGRLALVVAADNAVYSTGSARPTGGAGAIAMIIGPNAPLVFDRGLRASYMKHAYDFYKPDLRSEYPVVDGKLSIQCYLSALDNCYKKYCEKVSTNKFNSQSQSNGVTLKFFDAVIFHSPYCKLVQKSFARLSLIDFLKENNLNETAINGELDKFRNLKLEDTYFDRDVEKAFMKISNNDYKDKTEPSLFIANLVGNMYTPSVYSGLVSLLINKPIEQLLGKRIGVFSYGSGLASSMYSLTIGRDKVAEDQLRKLCSNLEYIKQQLDGRKQVSPEEYTRILELREKNCHTVPYEAGSSVDAMFPGTYYLVKIDEMYRRTYQRVPLVQ, encoded by the coding sequence ATGTGGCCAGAAAACGTTGGAATAAAAGCCATAGAATTATATTTCCCGGCCCAGTATGTGGACCAGGTCGACCTGGAAAAATATGACAGAGTGTCAGCTGGTAAATACACAGTAGGTCTGGGTCAGTCAAAAATGGGGTTCTGCAATGATCGGGAGGACATAAATTCTTTGTGTTTGACGGTAACTCATCGTCTGCTTGACCGTAACAACATAAAACCTAGTGAGATTGGTCATCTGGAGGTCGGTACCGAGACAATAATCGACAAGAGTAAATCCGTTAAGTCAGTACTGATGCAACTGTTTGAACCTCACGGTGCTACGGACATAGAAGGCGTTGATTCAACGAACGCCTGCTACGGAGGAACAGCTGCCGTTTTCAACGCCGTGTCCTGGATAGAAAGTAGTTCCTGGGATGGAAGATTAGCTCTGGTAGTTGCTGCTGACAATGCCGTTTATTCTACCGGAAGTGCTAGACCAACTGGAGGTGCCGGTGCCATTGCAATGATAATTGGTCCCAATGCTCCTCTGGTTTTTGATCGCGGGCTTCGCGCTTCTTATATGAAACACGCTTACGATTTTTATAAACCCGATTTACGATCAGAGTATCCTGTAGTAGATGGAAAATTGTCTATTCAATGCTACCTCAGTGCTCTAGACAACTGTTACAAAAAATACTGCGAAAAagtttcaacaaataaatttaattcacaaTCTCAATCTAACGGAGTGACGTTAAAATTCTTTGACGCTGTTATTTTTCACTCGCCTTACTGTAAATTGGTACAAAAATCATTCGCAAGACTTTcattgattgattttttaaaagaaaataatttaaatgagaCTGCTATTAATGGAGAGCTTGATAAATTCCGTAACTTGAAGCTCGAAGACACTTATTTTGATAGAGATGTCGAGAAagcttttatgaaaataagtaACAATGATTACAAAGATAAAACAGAGCCTAGTTTATTTATAGCAAATTTAGTTGGTAACATGTACACACCTTCTGTTTATTCGGGACTCGTTAGCTTGTTGATAAATAAACCTATCGAACAATTGCTGGGCAAGAGGATCGGAGTGTTCTCTTATGGGTCCGGTCTTGCCTCGAGTATGTATTCACTGACGATCGGCAGAGACAAAGTAGCTGAAGACCagctaagaaaattgtgcAGCAATCTTGAGTATATTAAGCAACAATTAGATGGAAGAAAGCAAGTAAGTCCTGAGGAGTACACGAGAATACTTGAGTTGagggaaaaaaattgtcaCACTGTTCCGTACGAAGCTGGTAGCAGCGTC